A genome region from Natranaeroarchaeum sulfidigenes includes the following:
- a CDS encoding ribonuclease H-like domain-containing protein encodes MRIENSFIPVQGIGESTERKLWANGITHWDEFDGSVVGPTRADRIETFISEAWTHLDDGDVTFFDRCLPAGERWRLYENFREDTCFFDIETTGLDHHRDRVTTVSFHRDGETTTLVQGEDLTAERIARQFEDAKLMVTFNGKRFDVPFLETSFGVDLDVPHVDLMYPCRQLGYSGGLKQIEGDVGVERDEPDITGKDAVRLWHEYERGNENALETLVSYNRDDAVNLQSLMETVSDELHRDVFETACQQS; translated from the coding sequence GTGCGAATCGAGAATAGTTTCATCCCGGTCCAGGGTATCGGCGAGTCGACCGAACGAAAGCTCTGGGCCAACGGGATCACACACTGGGACGAGTTCGACGGCTCGGTCGTCGGTCCGACGCGCGCGGATCGCATCGAGACGTTCATCAGCGAGGCGTGGACGCATCTCGACGACGGTGACGTGACCTTCTTCGATCGGTGCCTGCCCGCAGGCGAGCGCTGGCGGCTCTACGAGAACTTTCGCGAGGACACCTGCTTTTTCGACATCGAGACCACCGGACTCGACCACCATCGCGACCGCGTGACGACCGTGAGCTTCCACCGGGACGGCGAGACGACGACGCTCGTGCAGGGTGAAGACCTCACCGCCGAACGGATCGCGCGCCAGTTCGAGGACGCCAAACTGATGGTGACGTTCAACGGCAAACGGTTCGACGTACCCTTCCTCGAAACCTCCTTCGGCGTCGATCTGGACGTTCCCCACGTCGACCTGATGTACCCGTGTCGACAGCTGGGCTACTCCGGCGGGCTCAAACAGATCGAAGGGGACGTGGGTGTCGAGCGAGACGAGCCGGATATCACTGGCAAGGATGCGGTCCGCCTCTGGCACGAGTACGAGCGCGGCAACGAGAACGCACTGGAGACGCTGGTCTCGTACAACCGTGATGACGCGGTGAACCTTCAGTCGCTGATGGAGACGGTGTCCGACGAGCTTCACCGGGATGTCTTCGAGACGGCCTGCCAGCAGTCCTGA
- a CDS encoding fumarylacetoacetate hydrolase family protein, with translation MRTIRFRDPAGSIRRGELTDEGIVAFGDSRYDTSAVDILPPSTPDKVVCIGRNYADHAAERGEDVPDRPLLFLKPPNTLAGHGDTVTLPAGKDKIEHEAELGVVIGEQCRDVDAADAMDIVEGFTIVNDISNRDDQRRETNWVRGKAFDGAAPIGPVVADPEHVSEDARIRLWVDGELRQDSTRDRLIFSIPDLIEEITTYMTLEPGDVISTGTPEGVGPLTDGDRVEIEIEGIGRLEHGVQQE, from the coding sequence ATGAGAACGATCCGCTTTCGCGACCCTGCCGGGTCGATCCGCCGTGGCGAGCTCACGGACGAGGGTATCGTTGCGTTCGGCGACAGCCGGTACGATACGTCAGCCGTCGATATACTCCCGCCGTCGACACCGGACAAAGTAGTCTGTATCGGTCGGAACTACGCCGACCACGCTGCCGAGCGTGGCGAGGACGTTCCGGACCGACCGCTGCTCTTCCTGAAGCCCCCGAATACGCTGGCCGGGCACGGCGATACGGTGACGCTCCCGGCCGGGAAAGACAAGATCGAGCACGAGGCCGAACTCGGCGTCGTGATCGGCGAGCAGTGCCGGGACGTCGATGCCGCGGACGCGATGGATATCGTCGAGGGCTTTACGATCGTCAACGACATCTCGAACCGCGATGACCAGCGTCGCGAGACCAACTGGGTAAGGGGCAAGGCGTTTGACGGCGCGGCACCGATCGGTCCGGTCGTTGCCGATCCCGAACACGTATCCGAAGACGCCCGGATTCGGCTCTGGGTCGACGGCGAACTCAGGCAGGACTCGACGCGGGATCGGCTGATCTTCTCGATTCCCGATCTGATCGAAGAGATCACGACCTACATGACCCTCGAACCCGGAGACGTGATCTCGACCGGGACGCCCGAGGGCGTGGGACCGCTCACGGACGGGGATCGTGTCGAGATAGAGATCGAGGGGATCGGACGGCTCGAACACGGCGTCCAGCAGGAGTGA
- a CDS encoding DUF6691 family protein, whose translation MTDDEQSGVFMALIFAGGILFGFGLGFSHMAQPEVVLSFLQLVDLGLVFVMGGAATVTAGTIFLAMRFRENAPLTGRPYERRLKSMDGNVLSGGSIFGVGWGLSGICPGAAYASLGVGNYPILIGVAGMFIGAYLQAYWRSMRAESGTAAVGAD comes from the coding sequence ATGACCGACGACGAACAGAGTGGCGTGTTCATGGCGCTGATATTCGCTGGCGGCATTCTCTTTGGCTTCGGGCTTGGCTTCAGCCACATGGCTCAGCCCGAGGTCGTTCTCTCCTTCCTCCAGCTAGTCGATCTCGGCCTCGTCTTCGTGATGGGCGGTGCGGCGACGGTGACGGCGGGGACCATCTTCCTCGCGATGCGGTTCCGCGAGAACGCCCCGCTGACCGGTCGGCCGTACGAACGCCGCCTCAAATCGATGGACGGCAACGTCCTCTCGGGTGGGTCGATCTTCGGCGTCGGCTGGGGGCTCTCGGGGATCTGTCCCGGCGCGGCCTACGCCAGCCTCGGAGTCGGTAACTACCCGATCCTGATCGGCGTCGCGGGGATGTTTATCGGCGCGTACCTGCAGGCGTACTGGCGCTCGATGCGCGCCGAATCGGGAACTGCTGCGGTCGGCGCAGACTGA
- a CDS encoding YeeE/YedE family protein has protein sequence MIDPLLATLTFEALFPNHIWHYLIGGVFIGLGVSVIYLGTGITAGASTFLESTLSYGSKLPRLQQHRFVTSRDWRVVFTLGIVLGAGIYALTFQSGLVSSSLHQPATAGQLQDVGGVTIWTTEVSWWRLLGGGVLIGIGTRLGKGCTSGHGVCGVGSLSQTSIANVATFMIVAIGTALLVQAAGVSP, from the coding sequence ATGATCGACCCACTCCTTGCGACCCTCACGTTTGAGGCACTGTTTCCGAACCACATCTGGCACTACCTGATCGGCGGCGTCTTCATCGGGCTCGGCGTCTCGGTGATCTATCTCGGTACAGGGATCACCGCGGGAGCGAGCACGTTTCTGGAGTCGACGCTGTCGTACGGCTCAAAGCTCCCCCGGTTACAACAGCACCGGTTCGTCACGTCACGCGACTGGCGCGTCGTGTTTACGCTGGGCATCGTTCTCGGCGCGGGTATCTACGCGCTCACCTTCCAGTCCGGGCTCGTATCGAGTTCGCTCCATCAGCCAGCAACGGCGGGTCAGCTGCAGGACGTCGGCGGCGTGACGATCTGGACGACCGAGGTTAGCTGGTGGCGGCTCCTCGGTGGCGGCGTCCTGATCGGGATCGGAACGCGGCTCGGAAAGGGCTGTACCTCCGGCCACGGCGTCTGTGGCGTCGGATCCCTCTCACAGACGTCGATCGCCAACGTTGCGACGTTCATGATCGTGGCGATCGGGACTGCACTGCTCGTGCAGGCCGCAGGGGTGAGTCCGTAG
- a CDS encoding ornithine cyclodeaminase family protein has translation MTTALFLSSNDVDGLATSRAFVETVHEGYRQHGEGAPARPRTKLLQRDPPGMLTDYAAVLPDTGVMGGYMYAAGFGERDAWFMTPLFDAETGEPLAVLDGASMNPFKTGAAGAVGVDALARDDVETLAVIGSGPQARGQLRATVTVREFERVDVFSPTREHRESFAEELDELLDPAVRAVDSSAAAVESADVVITATNASQPVFDGDLLEPGTHVTAMGQYSADKRELDATTIERATYVPDLRERTEIDAGSFLHAAESGAVDEDHVHAELGEIIAGKAKGRTSSDEITVFDSGGTGIETVAGGALVYERAREAGLGTEIEFAPASEALTGW, from the coding sequence ATGACGACTGCACTGTTTCTCTCCAGTAACGACGTCGACGGACTGGCCACGTCCCGCGCGTTCGTCGAGACCGTCCACGAGGGGTACCGACAGCATGGCGAGGGCGCGCCTGCACGCCCACGAACCAAGCTGCTCCAGCGTGATCCGCCGGGAATGCTTACCGACTACGCCGCCGTGCTCCCCGATACCGGCGTGATGGGCGGGTACATGTACGCCGCAGGCTTTGGCGAGCGCGACGCGTGGTTCATGACGCCGCTGTTCGACGCCGAAACCGGGGAACCCCTCGCGGTTCTCGATGGCGCGAGCATGAACCCGTTCAAGACCGGCGCGGCGGGCGCGGTCGGCGTCGACGCGTTGGCCCGGGACGACGTCGAGACGCTCGCAGTTATCGGAAGCGGGCCGCAGGCACGCGGTCAGCTCCGGGCAACGGTGACAGTCCGGGAGTTCGAGCGTGTGGACGTGTTCTCACCGACCCGCGAACACCGCGAGTCGTTCGCCGAGGAGCTGGACGAGCTGCTCGATCCCGCCGTGCGAGCAGTCGACTCCAGCGCGGCCGCGGTCGAAAGTGCTGACGTGGTGATCACCGCGACAAACGCCAGCCAGCCTGTCTTTGACGGCGACCTGTTAGAGCCAGGAACACACGTCACCGCGATGGGCCAGTATAGCGCCGACAAACGCGAACTCGACGCCACGACGATCGAGCGCGCGACCTACGTGCCCGACCTCCGCGAGCGGACCGAGATCGACGCCGGGTCGTTCCTCCACGCGGCCGAGTCGGGAGCCGTCGACGAAGATCACGTCCACGCAGAACTGGGTGAGATCATCGCCGGGAAAGCGAAAGGACGTACCTCTTCGGACGAGATCACGGTCTTCGACAGCGGCGGAACCGGTATCGAGACCGTCGCTGGTGGCGCGCTGGTGTACGAACGCGCTCGCGAGGCGGGACTGGGGACCGAGATCGAGTTTGCCCCGGCGAGCGAGGCGCTCACAGGGTGGTGA
- a CDS encoding DUF3054 domain-containing protein → MSTLSSRLDGATDDTRQFAVLAGDLLVVSLVVAAGIVEHHGLAGLTDPFTTLETVIPFAVGWLLCAGLAGLYRPGVLTVPRVAARLTTLTALAAVNVGLLLRASPYFAGGTAWPFPLVITGTVIVVVVPWRLALVQLLGGE, encoded by the coding sequence ATGTCCACGCTCTCTTCCCGCCTCGACGGCGCAACCGACGATACTCGACAGTTCGCTGTGCTCGCAGGCGATCTACTGGTCGTCTCGCTGGTCGTTGCGGCCGGTATCGTGGAACACCACGGGCTCGCTGGGCTCACGGACCCCTTCACCACCCTCGAAACGGTCATCCCGTTTGCGGTCGGCTGGCTACTCTGTGCTGGCCTCGCGGGACTCTACCGTCCAGGCGTACTGACGGTCCCACGAGTCGCCGCGCGGCTCACTACTCTTACCGCACTCGCCGCAGTCAACGTTGGACTCCTCTTGCGCGCCTCACCGTACTTCGCGGGCGGCACGGCCTGGCCGTTCCCACTCGTAATCACCGGTACTGTAATCGTTGTCGTCGTTCCGTGGCGACTCGCCCTCGTCCAGCTGCTTGGCGGCGAGTAG
- a CDS encoding serine hydrolase, giving the protein MVTTAQTDAIDDLVYDWLAETGAPGASLVVTDDTTEQYAAGFGSRDIDSNTPATPDTLYGVASVTKSFATLAVLQQVERGKLALDDPITRHTRVAFEGADEITIEELLTHSSGLPNLGTSEVLLARLADLGEIGIPLSDRDDLYQFLGDAGAERDQHSQDRFQYSNTAYILLSHALESVADRPFDEYVEAEILDPLGMERSTFDAEAFAADDDHATPHRSVENGFEPTRFPARQLSRAAGGLISSPRELGKYLRCNLQGGELDGVTLVDSALLGRAHDSHVDPLPRYGDAYGYGWSRRTVAETVVVGHGGSLLTSSSAIGLLPERDLGIALCCASQPELHPTVVLDGIVAILEDDSPEQVVPELGYRSRVDALTGRYESYRGIISATVTDEGGYLSVDIAAGPIEEEHVLVPDDPTLTGDAGTADRVWTFTAPRSGRPMPVEFVDTGDGVDLFFDRYRLHRQSA; this is encoded by the coding sequence ATGGTCACGACAGCGCAAACCGATGCGATCGACGACCTCGTGTACGACTGGCTCGCTGAGACCGGCGCGCCGGGGGCGAGTCTGGTGGTGACCGACGATACTACCGAACAGTATGCTGCCGGCTTCGGGTCGCGGGATATCGACTCGAACACCCCAGCTACACCCGATACGCTGTACGGCGTTGCCTCCGTCACAAAGTCGTTCGCGACGCTCGCCGTCCTCCAGCAGGTAGAACGCGGTAAGCTCGCACTCGACGACCCGATCACCCGGCACACCCGGGTCGCGTTCGAGGGCGCGGACGAGATCACGATCGAAGAACTGCTCACACACAGCTCCGGCTTGCCGAATCTGGGCACCTCCGAAGTGCTCCTCGCCAGACTCGCGGATCTCGGCGAGATCGGTATTCCGCTGAGCGATCGTGACGACCTGTATCAGTTTCTGGGCGATGCCGGAGCCGAGCGGGACCAGCACTCACAGGATCGGTTTCAGTACAGCAACACGGCCTATATACTCCTGTCTCACGCTCTCGAATCCGTCGCTGATCGTCCGTTCGACGAATACGTCGAGGCGGAGATCCTCGACCCGCTTGGGATGGAACGGTCGACGTTCGATGCCGAGGCCTTCGCGGCCGACGATGACCACGCCACGCCACACCGATCCGTTGAAAACGGATTCGAGCCGACCCGGTTTCCGGCCCGCCAACTCTCCCGGGCAGCTGGTGGACTCATCTCGTCACCTCGTGAGTTAGGCAAGTACCTCAGATGTAACTTACAGGGCGGGGAGCTCGACGGTGTGACGCTGGTCGACAGCGCACTCCTCGGCCGCGCCCACGATAGCCACGTCGATCCACTCCCTCGGTATGGCGATGCGTACGGCTACGGCTGGTCAAGACGAACGGTCGCCGAGACTGTAGTCGTCGGCCACGGTGGATCACTGCTCACCTCCTCGTCCGCTATCGGGTTGCTGCCGGAACGGGACCTGGGGATCGCACTCTGTTGTGCCTCACAGCCGGAGCTCCACCCGACGGTAGTGCTTGACGGTATCGTCGCGATACTGGAAGACGATTCACCGGAACAGGTCGTCCCGGAGTTGGGGTATCGCAGCCGTGTCGACGCCCTCACTGGCAGATACGAATCCTATCGTGGCATCATCTCCGCGACAGTGACTGACGAAGGTGGGTACCTGTCAGTAGACATCGCAGCAGGACCTATCGAAGAGGAGCATGTCCTCGTGCCCGACGACCCGACACTTACAGGTGATGCTGGCACCGCCGATCGCGTCTGGACGTTCACCGCCCCACGGTCCGGTCGGCCGATGCCCGTGGAGTTCGTTGATACCGGAGACGGTGTGGATCTGTTCTTCGATCGGTATCGACTGCATCGGCAGTCAGCGTAA
- a CDS encoding class I SAM-dependent methyltransferase translates to MAGHGDVRHFDLFAGVYDLFMPEAAPDVLRRGLDLAERETATGLDVGGGTGRAARAIPDVDWTVVDASGAMLAEAAASGVPGVRGDAARLPITDESVDAVTIVDALHHIGRPREAIAEAVRVLAPGGVLVIREFDPNTIRGRALVAGEHLVGFDSTFFGPDELAAMVDDTGLDASVPERGFGYTVVGVKPV, encoded by the coding sequence ATGGCCGGACACGGCGACGTGAGACACTTCGATCTGTTTGCCGGGGTCTACGACCTGTTCATGCCCGAAGCGGCCCCCGACGTGCTCCGCCGTGGCCTCGATCTCGCGGAGCGGGAGACGGCTACTGGCCTCGACGTCGGTGGCGGTACCGGGCGGGCCGCCCGTGCGATCCCGGACGTTGACTGGACAGTCGTCGATGCCTCCGGGGCGATGCTCGCCGAAGCAGCTGCGTCCGGAGTACCGGGCGTCCGTGGCGACGCCGCACGATTACCGATCACCGACGAATCAGTCGACGCTGTCACGATCGTCGATGCGCTCCATCACATCGGCCGACCACGCGAGGCGATCGCGGAGGCGGTTCGTGTACTTGCGCCCGGTGGCGTGCTGGTGATCCGCGAGTTCGATCCGAACACGATCCGCGGTCGAGCGCTCGTGGCGGGCGAACACCTGGTCGGATTCGACTCGACGTTTTTCGGCCCCGACGAACTGGCGGCGATGGTCGACGATACCGGACTTGACGCGAGCGTCCCCGAGCGTGGGTTTGGCTACACAGTAGTCGGGGTAAAGCCAGTCTGA
- a CDS encoding acyl-CoA thioesterase, with protein MPTLMDTYIENRYRVQPNHANNYETAHGGNVMKWMDEVGAMSAMRFAGHSCVTANVDELDFQRSIPIGDNVLVEAYVYEAGRTSVRVHLRTYREDPRTGECEQTTESNFVFVALENGSPTEVPELTVESERGEEFRQRALEYDP; from the coding sequence ATGCCAACGCTGATGGACACCTACATCGAGAACCGGTATCGCGTCCAGCCCAACCACGCGAACAACTACGAGACCGCACACGGGGGGAACGTAATGAAGTGGATGGACGAGGTTGGCGCGATGTCGGCGATGCGGTTCGCGGGTCATTCCTGTGTCACGGCGAACGTCGACGAACTCGACTTTCAGCGGTCGATCCCGATCGGTGACAACGTGCTCGTCGAGGCGTACGTGTACGAGGCCGGGCGCACGAGCGTTCGGGTACATCTGCGTACCTATCGCGAAGATCCCCGGACGGGTGAGTGCGAACAGACGACCGAATCCAATTTCGTGTTCGTCGCACTGGAGAACGGTTCCCCGACTGAAGTACCGGAGTTGACCGTCGAATCGGAGCGTGGCGAGGAGTTTCGTCAGCGTGCGCTCGAATACGACCCCTGA
- a CDS encoding helix-turn-helix transcriptional regulator yields MSVSTAEAELSEEERAGLELVRETGGIHQSDLWKELDVSSRQGSRIVDSLAEKELVNREETVYEGHNTYYVSPTAKDLDFALLMAGDMLSPFIGEEEIDPQSDAFSQWMMNLAYEE; encoded by the coding sequence ATGAGCGTCTCGACTGCCGAGGCGGAGTTATCCGAAGAGGAGCGAGCGGGGCTCGAACTGGTCCGTGAGACCGGAGGCATCCATCAGAGTGATCTCTGGAAGGAACTGGACGTCTCCTCCCGACAGGGGAGCCGGATCGTCGATTCGCTTGCAGAAAAGGAGTTGGTCAACCGGGAAGAGACCGTGTATGAAGGGCATAACACCTACTATGTGTCACCGACTGCGAAGGATCTCGACTTCGCGCTGTTGATGGCGGGCGATATGCTCTCTCCGTTTATCGGCGAGGAGGAGATCGATCCACAGAGCGACGCCTTTTCCCAGTGGATGATGAACCTGGCCTACGAGGAGTAA